A window of the Natronomonas salina genome harbors these coding sequences:
- a CDS encoding DUF420 domain-containing protein, which translates to MQTRTWAREHVPALTALLTAVSLALVFGAALQLLPVDALPSPDALLAAIPHLNAVISLTAIGTIVAGVRAIRRGDVARHRLLMVASFGLFALFLGLYLYRVAIVGPTEFPGPATIRTYVYYPFLLVHIAFAIVCVPFVFYALLTAGTRPVADIYETRHRTAGRVAAALWLVSFAMGVSIYAMLYHVF; encoded by the coding sequence ATGCAAACTCGGACGTGGGCCAGAGAGCACGTGCCGGCCCTGACGGCCCTCCTGACCGCCGTCTCGCTGGCGCTCGTGTTCGGCGCCGCACTCCAACTGCTCCCGGTCGACGCCCTGCCGAGCCCCGACGCGCTTCTGGCGGCGATCCCGCACCTCAACGCCGTCATCAGCCTCACCGCCATCGGGACGATCGTCGCGGGAGTCCGGGCCATCCGCCGAGGCGACGTCGCCCGCCACCGGCTGCTGATGGTGGCGAGCTTCGGGCTGTTCGCGCTGTTCCTCGGGCTCTACCTCTACCGCGTCGCCATCGTCGGACCGACGGAGTTCCCGGGGCCGGCGACGATCCGGACGTACGTCTACTACCCGTTCCTCCTCGTCCACATCGCCTTCGCCATCGTCTGCGTCCCGTTCGTCTTCTACGCGCTGCTGACGGCCGGGACGCGGCCGGTCGCCGACATCTACGAGACGCGCCACCGGACTGCCGGCCGCGTCGCCGCCGCGCTGTGGCTCGTCTCCTTCGCTATGGGCGTCTCCATATACGCGATGCTCTACCACGTGTTCTGA
- a CDS encoding FAD-binding protein produces MHEHDVIVVGAGGAGLRAAIAAHEAGADVAMVTKLHPVRSHTGAAEGGINAALRDGDDWELHAYDTMKGSDYLGDAPAIETLAQDAPEEVVQLEHWGMPFSREEDGRVSQRPFGGLSFPRTTYAGAETGHHLLHTMYEQVVKRGIQVYDEFYVSRLAVTDHDDPEDRECHGVVAYDIKNGEVVGFRATGGVILATGGDGQVFDHTTNAVANTGDGPAMAYRVGVPVEDMEFVQFHPTTLPSTGVLISEGVRGEGGILYNSEGERFMFEYGYANNAGELASRDVVARAELTEVNNGRGIEDEYVYLDMRHLGEERIYDRLENIIHLAEDFEGVNPVDEPMPVKPGQHYHMGGIETNEHGQTCIDGLYAAGECACASVHGSNRLGGNALPELIVFGARAGHHAAGRDLGEPEVPTGLGAKSEDEDSLDTPVEPGAVAGSDEDVAADGALVEPREVVEHAVETERQRIETLLERDGTNHAEIRADLQKAMTENVNVFRNKEGLQEALEVIRECRERYQDVAVSDPSRTFNTDLIHTIETRNLIDVAETITLGALAREEFRGAHWRQEHQERKDENWLKHTMIAWNDGTPELYYKPVILEGEDKEYEPKVRSY; encoded by the coding sequence ATACACGAACACGACGTCATCGTGGTCGGTGCCGGCGGCGCCGGCCTCCGTGCGGCCATCGCGGCCCACGAGGCGGGCGCCGACGTCGCCATGGTCACGAAACTCCACCCGGTCCGGAGCCACACCGGCGCCGCGGAGGGCGGCATCAACGCCGCGCTCCGGGACGGCGACGACTGGGAACTGCACGCGTACGACACGATGAAGGGGTCCGACTACCTCGGGGACGCCCCGGCCATCGAGACGCTGGCCCAGGACGCCCCCGAGGAGGTCGTCCAGCTCGAGCACTGGGGGATGCCGTTCTCCCGCGAGGAGGACGGCCGGGTCTCCCAACGGCCCTTCGGCGGCCTCTCGTTCCCCCGGACGACCTACGCTGGGGCCGAGACCGGCCACCACCTCCTGCACACGATGTACGAGCAGGTGGTCAAGCGGGGCATCCAGGTCTACGACGAGTTCTACGTCTCCCGGCTGGCCGTCACGGACCACGACGACCCGGAGGACCGCGAGTGCCACGGCGTCGTCGCCTACGACATCAAGAACGGCGAGGTCGTCGGGTTCCGCGCCACCGGCGGCGTCATCCTCGCGACCGGCGGCGACGGCCAGGTATTCGACCACACGACGAACGCGGTCGCCAACACCGGCGACGGGCCGGCGATGGCCTACCGCGTCGGCGTCCCCGTCGAGGACATGGAGTTCGTCCAGTTCCACCCGACGACACTCCCGTCGACCGGCGTGCTCATCTCCGAGGGCGTCCGCGGCGAGGGCGGCATCCTCTACAACAGCGAGGGCGAGCGCTTCATGTTCGAGTACGGCTACGCGAACAACGCCGGCGAACTCGCCTCCCGCGACGTCGTCGCCCGCGCCGAGTTGACGGAGGTCAACAACGGCCGCGGCATCGAGGACGAGTACGTCTACCTGGACATGCGGCACCTCGGCGAGGAGCGCATCTACGACCGCCTGGAGAACATCATCCACCTCGCCGAGGACTTCGAGGGCGTCAACCCCGTCGACGAACCGATGCCCGTCAAACCCGGCCAGCACTACCACATGGGCGGCATCGAGACGAACGAGCACGGCCAGACCTGCATCGACGGCCTCTACGCCGCCGGCGAGTGCGCCTGCGCGTCGGTCCACGGGTCGAACCGCCTGGGCGGCAACGCGCTGCCGGAACTCATCGTCTTCGGCGCCCGCGCCGGCCACCACGCCGCCGGCCGCGACCTCGGCGAACCCGAGGTGCCGACCGGCCTCGGCGCGAAGAGCGAGGACGAGGACAGCCTCGACACGCCGGTCGAACCCGGCGCCGTCGCGGGCAGCGACGAGGACGTCGCCGCCGACGGCGCGCTGGTCGAACCGCGCGAGGTCGTCGAGCACGCCGTCGAGACCGAACGCCAGCGCATCGAGACGCTGCTCGAACGCGACGGCACCAACCACGCCGAGATCCGCGCCGACCTCCAGAAGGCCATGACGGAGAACGTCAACGTCTTCCGGAACAAGGAGGGCCTCCAGGAGGCCCTCGAGGTCATCCGCGAGTGCCGGGAACGCTACCAGGACGTCGCCGTCTCCGACCCCTCCCGGACGTTCAACACCGACCTCATCCACACCATCGAGACGCGGAACCTCATCGACGTCGCCGAGACCATCACCCTCGGCGCCCTCGCACGCGAGGAGTTCCGCGGCGCCCACTGGCGACAGGAACACCAGGAGCGCAAGGACGAGAACTGGCTGAAACACACCATGATCGCCTGGAACGACGGCACCCCCGAACTCTACTACAAGCCCGTCATCCTCGAGGGCGAGGACAAGGAGTACGAGCCGAAGGTCCGCTCGTACTGA
- a CDS encoding succinate dehydrogenase/fumarate reductase iron-sulfur subunit, producing the protein MSTQVTEQETETEPETEQESAHQQRRMAEKRERADMRKRAEEELDETEETVRIKVFRYDPEVKGKRDPRFDTFRIPFKKGMTVLDALIYARDHFDSSLTFRHSCRQAICGSDALFINGRQRLGCQTQMSDLDWPVRIEPLPHADVVKDLVVDMEHFYDQMESVEPYFQTNDLPTGKLDEQRQDRENREKVKMSTRCIWCAACMSSCNIAAGDNEYLGPAAINKAYRFAMDEREGEDMKEHRINIIEQEHGVWRCQTQFSCTEVCPKDIPLTEHIQELKREAVKSNLKFW; encoded by the coding sequence ATGAGCACGCAAGTCACCGAACAAGAGACCGAGACGGAACCGGAGACCGAACAGGAGTCGGCCCACCAGCAGCGGCGGATGGCCGAGAAGCGCGAGCGCGCGGACATGCGCAAACGCGCCGAAGAGGAGCTGGACGAAACCGAGGAGACGGTCCGCATCAAGGTCTTCCGCTACGACCCCGAGGTCAAGGGCAAGCGGGACCCGCGGTTCGACACCTTCCGCATCCCCTTCAAGAAGGGGATGACGGTCCTCGACGCGCTCATCTACGCGCGCGACCACTTCGACTCCAGCCTGACGTTCCGGCACTCCTGCCGGCAGGCCATCTGCGGCTCCGACGCGCTGTTCATCAACGGCCGCCAGCGGCTCGGCTGCCAGACGCAGATGTCGGACCTCGACTGGCCGGTCCGCATCGAGCCGCTCCCGCACGCCGACGTCGTCAAGGACCTGGTCGTCGACATGGAGCACTTCTACGACCAGATGGAGTCCGTCGAGCCGTACTTCCAGACGAACGACCTGCCGACCGGCAAGCTCGACGAGCAGCGACAGGACCGCGAGAACCGCGAGAAGGTCAAGATGTCCACGCGCTGCATCTGGTGTGCGGCCTGCATGTCCTCCTGTAACATCGCCGCCGGGGACAACGAGTACCTCGGCCCGGCGGCCATCAACAAGGCCTACCGGTTCGCGATGGACGAACGCGAGGGCGAGGACATGAAGGAACACCGGATCAACATCATCGAGCAGGAACACGGCGTCTGGCGCTGCCAGACCCAGTTCTCCTGCACCGAGGTGTGCCCGAAGGACATCCCCCTCACCGAGCACATCCAGGAGCTGAAGCGCGAGGCTGTCAAGAGCAACCTGAAGTTCTGGTAA
- a CDS encoding succinate dehydrogenase, with protein MAEHYSSFDRKGTRWLLQRVTAAFLVVVLAYHFMLLHFVNHAAEITFAGTTARMTQVGYFSTMVMFLITAAFHGVNGVYNALINQGLEGTQKSVVKWVLVAAGGLLVVQGVRVALAMTNIV; from the coding sequence ATGGCTGAACACTACTCCTCGTTCGACCGGAAGGGCACCCGCTGGCTGCTCCAGCGGGTCACGGCCGCGTTCCTCGTGGTCGTGCTGGCGTATCACTTCATGTTGCTGCACTTCGTCAACCACGCGGCCGAGATCACCTTCGCCGGGACGACGGCCCGGATGACGCAGGTCGGGTACTTCTCGACGATGGTGATGTTCCTGATCACGGCCGCCTTCCACGGGGTCAACGGCGTCTACAACGCACTCATCAACCAGGGCCTCGAGGGCACACAGAAGAGCGTCGTGAAGTGGGTGCTCGTCGCCGCCGGCGGCCTGCTCGTCGTCCAGGGCGTCCGCGTCGCACTCGCCATGACGAACATCGTCTAA
- the sdhC gene encoding succinate dehydrogenase, cytochrome b556 subunit, which translates to MSQSYDRGLIEDFGRWQEFSAGMWAWIFHKFTGWVLIGYLFTHIAVLSTATVNGEVYTATLQGLEELMLVRFLEVGLLAVAVFHILNGVRLLFVDLGVGLDAQDKAFYAALIASAAITVASIPTFLGGF; encoded by the coding sequence ATGAGTCAATCGTACGACCGGGGTCTGATCGAGGACTTCGGGCGGTGGCAGGAGTTCTCCGCCGGGATGTGGGCCTGGATCTTCCACAAGTTCACCGGCTGGGTGCTCATCGGCTACCTCTTCACCCACATCGCCGTGCTCAGCACGGCCACGGTGAACGGGGAGGTGTACACCGCGACGCTGCAGGGCCTCGAGGAGCTGATGCTCGTCCGCTTCCTCGAGGTCGGACTGCTGGCCGTCGCCGTGTTCCACATCCTCAACGGGGTCCGCCTGCTGTTCGTCGACCTCGGCGTGGGGCTGGACGCACAGGACAAGGCGTTCTACGCCGCACTGATCGCTTCCGCGGCCATCACGGTCGCGAGCATCCCGACGTTCCTCGGAGGGTTCTGA
- a CDS encoding succinylglutamate desuccinylase/aspartoacylase family protein translates to MAEAFTYDGGSVAPGERVNVRYTVSETYLGDPVRIPVTIINGEREGPTLFLSAAAHGDELNGIEIVREVAHEWDLEDLHGTLVCLPVLNVPAFIAQQRYLPIYDRDLNRSFPGNDSGTSAKRIAARIFRNFIEPCDYGLDFHTSTRGRSNMLHVRGDTDTEAVERLAKAFGSNVIISSEGPSGTLRGEATDAGTPTVTIELGEAHRFQRNLIDKALEGVLSVMAEFGIRPTETVKWPGWRTVIDGADEKTWLRADAGGVVEMHHGRGSLVEEGDAVCSITNPFKTDTTVVEAPFTGLVVGILENPLVYPGNPICHLVALDDVTTRALRLSQTGERA, encoded by the coding sequence ATGGCGGAGGCGTTCACGTACGACGGCGGGTCCGTCGCGCCGGGGGAGCGGGTCAACGTCAGGTACACCGTCAGCGAGACCTACCTGGGCGACCCGGTCAGGATCCCCGTGACCATCATCAACGGCGAGCGCGAGGGCCCGACGCTGTTCCTCTCGGCGGCCGCCCACGGCGACGAGCTCAACGGCATCGAGATCGTCCGCGAGGTCGCCCACGAGTGGGACCTCGAGGACCTCCACGGGACGCTCGTCTGCCTCCCCGTCCTCAACGTGCCCGCGTTCATCGCCCAGCAGCGCTACCTCCCGATCTACGACCGCGACCTCAACCGCTCCTTCCCGGGCAACGACTCGGGGACCAGCGCCAAGCGCATCGCGGCCCGCATCTTCCGGAACTTCATCGAGCCCTGCGACTACGGCCTCGACTTCCACACGTCGACCCGCGGCCGGAGCAACATGCTCCACGTCCGCGGCGACACGGACACCGAGGCCGTCGAGCGGCTCGCGAAGGCCTTCGGGTCCAACGTCATCATCTCCAGTGAGGGGCCCAGCGGGACGCTCCGCGGCGAGGCTACCGACGCCGGGACGCCCACCGTGACGATCGAGCTCGGGGAGGCCCACCGCTTCCAGCGCAACCTCATCGACAAGGCCCTCGAGGGGGTCCTCTCGGTGATGGCGGAGTTCGGCATCCGGCCGACCGAGACGGTCAAGTGGCCGGGCTGGCGGACCGTCATCGACGGCGCCGACGAGAAGACGTGGCTCCGCGCCGACGCGGGCGGCGTCGTCGAGATGCACCACGGCCGCGGCTCGCTCGTCGAGGAGGGCGACGCCGTCTGCTCTATCACGAACCCCTTCAAGACGGACACGACCGTCGTCGAGGCGCCGTTCACCGGACTCGTCGTCGGCATCCTCGAGAACCCGCTGGTCTACCCGGGCAACCCCATTTGTCACCTCGTCGCGCTCGACGACGTGACGACCCGCGCCCTCCGGCTCAGCCAGACCGGCGAGCGGGCCTGA
- a CDS encoding tRNA uridine(34) 5-carboxymethylaminomethyl modification radical SAM/GNAT enzyme Elp3 has protein sequence MSTDADPAESDAFERVCESLVEDILAGEIDGDDLESAKMDACREYSSPKVPKNTDLLDYAPEERREELESVVRRKPVRTASGVSPVAIMTSPHMCPHGKCLYCPGGPASEFSSSQSYTGHEPAAARGVQNDYDPYGQVTLRLHQLREIGHPVDKVELILMGGTMTARSHDYQEWFVKRALEAMNDYDLDSEPQPSEEESFKPDPGETEFTYLEDVIAENETNDIRNIGTTFETKPDWCDPEQIDRMLDLGGTKVEVGVQTTYERVNREMHRGHGVQASLDANRRLRDSAFKVGFHMMPGQPGMSREMCLQDFREIFENPDWRPDYLKIYPTLVVRDTVTYDMWRRDEYEPLQNEEAAELVAEIKSMIPRYTRLQRVQRDIPADFIDAGVWKSNLRQLARQRMEEHGWECECIRCREVGMNDEEPEDVELDVMTYEAAGGREHFISFEDFEKDLLVGFCRLRFPNNPVRRELENAALVRELHVYGNEVGVGQGGDDGDHQHRGYGRRLLETAEDLAADAGFEKLSVISGIGVREYYREKLGYYQDGPYVSKRL, from the coding sequence ATGAGCACCGACGCCGACCCGGCCGAGTCCGACGCGTTCGAGCGGGTCTGTGAGTCCCTCGTCGAGGACATCCTGGCGGGCGAGATCGACGGTGACGACCTCGAGTCCGCCAAGATGGACGCCTGCCGGGAGTACTCCTCGCCGAAGGTCCCCAAGAACACGGACCTGCTCGACTACGCCCCCGAGGAGCGCCGCGAGGAGCTGGAGTCGGTCGTCCGCCGGAAGCCGGTGCGGACCGCCTCGGGCGTTTCGCCCGTCGCCATCATGACGTCGCCGCACATGTGCCCGCACGGGAAGTGCCTCTACTGTCCCGGCGGTCCCGCCTCGGAGTTCTCCTCCTCGCAGAGCTATACGGGCCACGAGCCGGCGGCGGCCCGCGGCGTCCAGAACGACTACGACCCCTACGGGCAGGTGACGCTGCGGCTCCACCAGCTCCGGGAGATCGGCCACCCCGTCGACAAGGTCGAACTCATCCTGATGGGCGGGACGATGACGGCCCGCTCCCACGACTACCAGGAGTGGTTCGTCAAGCGCGCCCTCGAGGCGATGAACGACTACGACCTCGACAGCGAGCCCCAGCCGAGCGAGGAGGAGTCCTTCAAGCCGGACCCCGGGGAGACCGAGTTCACCTACCTCGAGGACGTCATCGCCGAGAACGAGACGAACGACATCCGCAACATCGGGACGACGTTCGAGACGAAGCCCGACTGGTGCGACCCCGAGCAGATCGACCGGATGCTCGACCTCGGCGGCACCAAGGTCGAGGTCGGCGTCCAGACCACCTACGAGCGGGTCAACCGCGAGATGCACCGCGGCCACGGCGTGCAGGCCAGCCTCGACGCCAACCGCCGGCTCCGCGACTCGGCGTTCAAGGTGGGCTTCCACATGATGCCCGGCCAGCCCGGCATGTCGCGGGAGATGTGCCTGCAGGACTTCCGGGAGATCTTCGAGAACCCCGACTGGCGACCCGACTACCTGAAGATCTACCCGACGCTCGTCGTCCGCGACACCGTCACCTACGACATGTGGCGCCGCGACGAGTACGAGCCGCTGCAGAACGAGGAGGCCGCTGAACTCGTCGCCGAGATCAAGTCGATGATCCCCCGGTACACGCGCCTCCAGCGCGTCCAGCGGGACATCCCCGCCGACTTCATCGACGCCGGCGTCTGGAAGTCTAACCTCCGCCAGCTCGCCCGCCAGCGGATGGAGGAACACGGGTGGGAGTGCGAGTGCATCCGCTGCCGTGAGGTCGGGATGAACGACGAGGAGCCCGAGGACGTCGAACTGGACGTCATGACCTACGAGGCCGCGGGCGGCAGGGAGCACTTCATCTCCTTCGAGGACTTCGAGAAGGACCTGCTGGTCGGTTTCTGTCGGCTCCGGTTCCCCAATAATCCGGTCCGCCGGGAGCTGGAGAACGCCGCGCTCGTCCGCGAGCTCCACGTCTACGGCAACGAGGTCGGCGTCGGGCAGGGCGGCGACGACGGCGACCACCAGCACCGCGGCTACGGCCGCCGGCTCCTGGAGACGGCCGAGGACCTGGCCGCCGACGCCGGCTTCGAGAAGCTCTCGGTCATCTCGGGCATCGGCGTCCGCGAGTACTACCGGGAGAAGCTCGGTTACTACCAGGACGGTCCGTACGTCTCGAAGCGGCTGTAG
- a CDS encoding SHOCT domain-containing protein, whose amino-acid sequence MSDDEDWRNRAVAVVTLLVLGAGFLAIFLGISRFWIVWVLGFAVVVPLLSVLLGVEDDSESDVEPAAEPVSERSDSRNALETLRDRYARGELTDEQFERKLERLLETETIEDVEDARRRVDADRVGDGADARNGRRNRTERER is encoded by the coding sequence ATGAGCGACGACGAGGACTGGCGGAACCGCGCCGTCGCGGTCGTCACGCTGCTCGTCCTGGGGGCGGGGTTCCTGGCGATATTCCTCGGGATATCGAGGTTCTGGATTGTCTGGGTCCTGGGCTTCGCGGTGGTCGTCCCACTCCTGTCCGTCCTGCTCGGCGTGGAGGACGACAGCGAGTCGGACGTCGAACCGGCAGCGGAACCGGTCTCCGAGCGAAGCGACAGCCGAAACGCGCTCGAGACCCTCCGGGACCGGTACGCTCGGGGCGAACTCACCGACGAGCAGTTCGAGCGGAAGCTGGAGCGCCTGCTCGAGACAGAGACCATCGAGGACGTCGAGGACGCCCGACGACGAGTGGATGCGGACCGAGTCGGCGATGGAGCGGACGCCCGGAACGGACGCCGGAACCGGACGGAGCGGGAGCGCTGA
- a CDS encoding MBL fold metallo-hydrolase, with the protein MVRRVAAGVYLLEVSWPEPLGSNVYLIDDGELTLADAGMPIPRRRVATEIRRAGYAVDDLDRVLLSHYDVDHVGALGRLGADVPVYLGARDVGLVRREWSPSWTHHKGAFHRLTRRLFPLSDVDLRPVEDGDEIGGFRAIHTPGHNPGHTVYVHADSGAALLGDLVWEDDGAFTPPMWFDSYDTDRIAASVRRVSQERFDHACVAHGDPLTPDADVVLRELAAEI; encoded by the coding sequence ATGGTGAGGCGCGTCGCGGCCGGCGTGTACCTGCTGGAGGTGAGCTGGCCGGAGCCGCTCGGCTCGAACGTCTACCTGATCGACGACGGCGAGTTGACCCTCGCCGACGCGGGGATGCCGATTCCGAGGCGCCGCGTCGCCACCGAGATCCGGCGGGCCGGGTACGCCGTCGACGACCTCGACCGCGTGCTGTTGAGCCACTACGACGTCGACCACGTGGGCGCGCTCGGAAGGCTCGGCGCCGACGTCCCCGTGTACCTCGGCGCCCGCGACGTCGGCCTGGTCCGCCGGGAGTGGTCGCCGTCGTGGACCCACCACAAGGGGGCCTTCCACCGGCTGACGCGCAGGCTCTTCCCGCTGTCGGACGTCGACCTCCGGCCGGTCGAGGACGGCGACGAGATCGGGGGGTTCCGGGCGATCCACACCCCCGGGCACAACCCCGGACACACGGTGTACGTCCACGCGGACTCGGGGGCGGCGCTGCTGGGCGACCTCGTCTGGGAGGACGACGGCGCGTTCACGCCGCCCATGTGGTTCGACTCCTACGACACCGACCGCATCGCCGCCAGCGTCCGCCGGGTCTCCCAGGAGCGGTTCGACCACGCCTGCGTCGCCCACGGCGATCCGCTGACCCCCGACGCGGACGTCGTCCTCCGGGAGCTGGCGGCGGAGATCTGA
- a CDS encoding NAD(P)/FAD-dependent oxidoreductase has product MNLAIVGAGAAGAAAAYALRDAPVDVTIFEADEGVGGRAASGRKNDCRYDYGANYVKADSARVAELVTEELPTTGLVDVAEPVWTFDASGAISAGDDRDAHKWTYEAGIAELPERLLAETDATLEFGTRVGRLSHGGGTWWLLDDAGADLGTFDAVLLTPPAPRTADVLAATEWDSPLLADLQAAVDAVSYRSIYAAVLHYPFAVDYPWYALVNTDREHDIGWLSREELKSGHVPPGETLLVVQMAPGWADGRSDDPGELTVDVADSVAELLDDERFAAPDWTDHEPWRDALPNEGVETEPLREAERTGLYFAGDWVAGDGRVHLAIESGLEAGERIADAAGPS; this is encoded by the coding sequence ATGAACCTCGCCATCGTCGGCGCCGGCGCCGCGGGCGCCGCGGCCGCCTACGCGCTCCGGGACGCGCCGGTCGACGTGACCATCTTCGAGGCGGACGAGGGCGTCGGCGGTCGCGCGGCGTCCGGTCGGAAGAACGACTGTCGGTACGACTACGGGGCGAACTACGTGAAGGCCGACAGCGCCCGCGTCGCCGAACTAGTGACCGAGGAACTCCCGACGACGGGGCTGGTCGACGTGGCGGAACCGGTCTGGACCTTCGACGCGTCGGGGGCGATCTCGGCGGGTGACGACCGCGACGCGCACAAGTGGACCTACGAGGCGGGCATCGCGGAGCTGCCCGAGCGGCTCCTCGCGGAGACGGACGCGACGCTCGAGTTCGGAACCCGCGTCGGGCGGCTCTCTCACGGCGGCGGCACGTGGTGGCTGCTCGACGACGCCGGCGCGGACCTCGGGACGTTCGACGCGGTGCTGCTCACGCCGCCGGCGCCGCGGACCGCCGACGTCCTCGCCGCGACCGAGTGGGACAGTCCGCTCCTCGCCGACCTCCAGGCGGCCGTCGACGCCGTCTCCTACCGGTCGATCTACGCCGCGGTGCTGCACTACCCCTTCGCGGTCGACTACCCGTGGTACGCGCTGGTGAACACGGACCGGGAGCACGACATCGGCTGGCTCTCGCGGGAGGAACTGAAGTCCGGGCACGTACCGCCCGGCGAGACGCTGCTGGTCGTCCAGATGGCGCCCGGATGGGCCGACGGGCGGAGCGACGACCCGGGAGAACTGACCGTCGACGTCGCGGACTCGGTGGCGGAGCTCCTCGACGACGAGCGGTTCGCGGCCCCCGATTGGACCGACCACGAACCGTGGCGGGACGCGCTGCCGAACGAGGGTGTCGAGACCGAACCGCTGCGGGAGGCAGAAAGAACAGGCCTCTACTTCGCCGGCGACTGGGTCGCGGGCGACGGTCGCGTCCACCTCGCTATCGAGAGCGGGCTCGAGGCGGGCGAGCGAATCGCCGACGCCGCGGGGCCATCGTGA
- a CDS encoding HalOD1 output domain-containing protein produces MQGNDDRTHIESDATASEAVVATVADRADADPTDLPPLYDAIDPDALDAIFRDGRPGRVSFEYAGYEVTVCGRDQVTVVCEAPAAETTTQG; encoded by the coding sequence ATGCAAGGGAACGACGATCGCACGCACATCGAGTCGGACGCGACCGCCAGCGAGGCGGTCGTCGCGACGGTGGCCGACCGCGCCGACGCGGACCCGACCGACCTCCCGCCGCTGTACGACGCGATCGACCCCGACGCCCTCGACGCCATCTTCCGGGACGGCCGCCCCGGCCGCGTCTCCTTCGAGTACGCCGGCTACGAGGTGACCGTCTGCGGCCGCGACCAGGTGACCGTCGTCTGCGAAGCCCCGGCGGCCGAGACCACGACCCAGGGGTGA